Proteins encoded within one genomic window of Panicum virgatum strain AP13 chromosome 1N, P.virgatum_v5, whole genome shotgun sequence:
- the LOC120656256 gene encoding uncharacterized protein LOC120656256: MWSLVRQGLRWGRRRRTALVVDESALGGDDGAATAAAPAAGGAAVAPPTLGGALARALLTMACAIRFDGEDGGATDEAWAASGWRPRADEVSHLMVRESMCYAIYA; this comes from the coding sequence ATGTGGAGCCTGGTGCGGCAGGGCCTGCggtgggggcgccggcggcggacggcgctgGTGGTCGACGAGAGCGCgctcggcggcgacgacggtgccgccaccgccgccgccccggccgcgggcggcgcggcggtggcgccgccgacGCTGGGCGGCGCGCTGGCGAGGGCGCTGCTGACGATGGCGTGCGCCATCCGCTtcgacggcgaggacggcggcgccacggacgaggcgtgggcggccaGCGGGTGGCGCCCGCGCGCCGACGAGGTCAGCCACCTCATGGTGCGCGAGAGCATGTGCTACGCCATCTACGCGTAG